In Microbacterium foliorum, the following proteins share a genomic window:
- the ctaD gene encoding aa3-type cytochrome oxidase subunit I — MSTTEAPRTDEAPRSRPTTLPARQAALMSTSRVEQKGNIVVKWITSTDHKTIGYMYLIASVLFFLLGGVMALVIRAELFAPGMQIIPTKEQYNQLFTMHGTIMLLMFATPLFAGFANAILPLQLGAPDVAFPRLNAFAFWLFLFGSTIAVAGFLTPQGAASFGWFAYQPLASASFSPGAGGNLWMLGLGISGFGTILGAVNFITTVITMRAPGMTMWRMPIFSWNTLITSLLILMAFPVLAAAIFAAGADRVLGAHIYDPANGGVLLWQHLFWFFGHPEVYIIALPFFGIVSEIFPVFSRKPIFGYKTLVYATIAIAALSVAVWAHHMYVTGSVLLPFFALMTMLIAVPTGVKIFNWIGTLWRGSVTFETPMVFALGFLVSFVFGGLTGVILAAPPLDFALSDSYFVVAHFHYVVFGTVVFAMFAGFYFWWPKWTGRMLNERLGYVHFWMLFIGFHMTFLIQHWLGVDGMVRRYADYSAADGWTWQNQVSTIGAIILGASMLPFFLNVWITARKAPKVTVNDPWGYGASLEWATSCPPPRHNFTSIPRIRSERPAFDLNHPEAAEFTHAAPGEREGH; from the coding sequence ATGTCGACCACTGAAGCCCCCCGCACCGACGAGGCCCCTCGCTCTCGACCCACCACTCTGCCCGCGCGCCAGGCCGCTCTCATGAGCACGTCGCGCGTCGAGCAGAAGGGCAACATCGTCGTCAAGTGGATCACCTCCACCGACCACAAGACGATCGGGTACATGTACCTCATCGCCTCGGTGCTGTTCTTCCTCCTCGGTGGCGTGATGGCCCTCGTCATCCGCGCAGAGCTGTTCGCTCCCGGGATGCAGATCATCCCGACCAAGGAGCAGTACAACCAGCTCTTCACGATGCACGGCACGATCATGCTCCTCATGTTCGCGACGCCGCTCTTCGCCGGGTTCGCGAATGCGATCCTGCCGCTCCAGCTCGGCGCACCGGACGTGGCGTTCCCGCGTCTCAACGCGTTCGCGTTCTGGCTGTTCCTCTTCGGATCCACGATCGCGGTCGCCGGCTTCCTCACCCCTCAGGGTGCGGCCTCGTTCGGCTGGTTCGCCTATCAGCCGCTCGCCAGTGCGTCGTTCTCGCCGGGTGCCGGTGGAAACCTCTGGATGCTGGGTCTCGGAATCTCGGGCTTCGGCACCATCCTCGGCGCAGTGAACTTCATCACCACGGTGATCACGATGCGTGCCCCGGGTATGACGATGTGGCGCATGCCGATCTTCTCGTGGAACACGCTCATCACGAGCCTCCTCATCCTGATGGCCTTCCCGGTGCTCGCAGCGGCGATCTTCGCCGCCGGCGCCGACCGCGTGCTCGGCGCTCACATCTATGACCCGGCCAACGGCGGTGTCCTGCTCTGGCAGCACCTCTTCTGGTTCTTCGGTCACCCCGAGGTGTACATCATCGCCCTGCCGTTCTTCGGCATCGTGTCCGAGATCTTCCCGGTCTTCAGCCGCAAGCCGATCTTCGGATACAAGACCCTCGTCTACGCGACGATCGCGATCGCCGCACTGTCCGTCGCCGTGTGGGCTCACCACATGTACGTGACCGGCTCGGTGCTGCTGCCGTTCTTCGCGCTGATGACGATGCTCATCGCGGTGCCGACGGGTGTGAAGATCTTCAACTGGATCGGCACGCTCTGGCGTGGGTCCGTGACGTTCGAGACGCCGATGGTGTTCGCACTCGGCTTCCTGGTCTCCTTCGTGTTCGGAGGTCTGACCGGTGTGATCCTCGCGGCTCCGCCGCTCGACTTCGCGCTGTCGGACTCGTACTTCGTCGTGGCACACTTCCACTACGTCGTCTTCGGCACCGTGGTCTTCGCGATGTTCGCAGGCTTCTACTTCTGGTGGCCGAAGTGGACAGGACGCATGCTCAACGAGCGTCTCGGCTACGTGCACTTCTGGATGCTGTTCATCGGCTTCCACATGACCTTCCTCATCCAGCACTGGCTGGGTGTCGACGGCATGGTGCGTCGCTACGCCGACTACTCGGCGGCTGACGGCTGGACCTGGCAGAACCAGGTCTCGACGATCGGTGCGATCATCCTCGGTGCGTCCATGCTGCCGTTCTTCCTGAACGTCTGGATCACGGCTCGCAAGGCACCCAAGGTCACGGTCAACGACCCGTGGGGCTACGGAGCTTCGCTCGAGTGGGCGACCTCCTGCCCGCCGCCGCGCCACAACTTCACGTCGATCCCGCGCATCCGCAGCGAGCGTCCTGCATTCGACCTGAACCACCCGGAGGCGGCGGAGTTCACACATGCCGCACCCGGCGAGCGAGAGGGCCACTGA
- the ctaC gene encoding aa3-type cytochrome oxidase subunit II, giving the protein MPSKRRLRWAALPLGVAAAVALAGCTATELNGYLPGFVEGEPAATNQTERVSSLWVNSWIVLLAVGVITWGLMAWAAIAYRRRKGQTGLPVQMRYNMPIEIFYTVVPLILVLGMFFFTARDQSAIEAKWEEPDVEITAIAKQWAWDFQYDGDEEDNSDAVWTMGIQAQPDAEGNIDQAQLPTLVLPVDQKVTINLQSRDVIHSFWIIDFLYKKDMYIGKDNSWSFIPTRVGEYAGKCAELCGEYHSMMLFNVKVVEQDEYDAYLQSLEEEGNTGDITDAYDRLSNYPGTTAPTSEEGEE; this is encoded by the coding sequence GTGCCCTCGAAACGCCGCCTTCGTTGGGCCGCTCTCCCCCTGGGAGTAGCGGCAGCCGTGGCCCTGGCGGGATGTACTGCCACTGAGCTGAACGGTTACCTCCCGGGCTTCGTGGAGGGTGAGCCTGCGGCCACCAACCAGACCGAGCGCGTGTCCTCGCTCTGGGTCAACTCCTGGATCGTCCTCCTCGCTGTCGGCGTGATCACCTGGGGCCTGATGGCCTGGGCCGCGATCGCCTACCGTCGTCGCAAGGGCCAGACGGGTCTGCCGGTGCAGATGCGTTACAACATGCCGATCGAGATCTTCTACACGGTCGTGCCGCTGATACTCGTGCTGGGCATGTTCTTCTTCACGGCTCGTGACCAGTCGGCGATCGAGGCGAAGTGGGAAGAGCCCGACGTCGAGATCACGGCGATCGCCAAGCAGTGGGCGTGGGACTTCCAGTACGACGGCGACGAGGAGGACAACTCCGACGCCGTCTGGACCATGGGAATCCAGGCTCAGCCCGATGCAGAGGGCAACATCGACCAGGCGCAGCTTCCGACTCTGGTGCTGCCGGTCGACCAGAAGGTCACGATCAACCTCCAGTCCCGCGACGTCATCCACTCCTTCTGGATCATCGACTTCCTCTACAAGAAGGACATGTACATCGGGAAGGACAACTCCTGGTCCTTCATCCCGACGCGTGTCGGCGAGTACGCCGGCAAGTGCGCCGAGCTGTGTGGCGAGTACCACTCGATGATGCTCTTCAACGTCAAGGTCGTCGAGCAGGACGAGTACGACGCCTACCTCCAGTCGCTCGAGGAGGAAGGCAACACCGGAGACATCACGGACGCCTACGACCGTCTGTCGAACTACCCCGGGACAACCGCCCCGACCTCCGAGGAAGGAGAGGAGTAA
- the erpA gene encoding iron-sulfur cluster insertion protein ErpA encodes MSDTTLTSAETTQAHGVKLTDAAAIKVKNLLEQEGRDDLRLRVAVQPGGCSGLIYQLYFDERFLEGDETVDFDGVEVIIDNMSVPYLDGASIDFKDTISEQGFTIDNPNAAGSCACGDSFH; translated from the coding sequence ATGAGCGACACCACACTGACTTCCGCAGAGACCACCCAGGCGCACGGCGTGAAGCTGACAGACGCCGCGGCCATCAAGGTCAAGAACCTCCTCGAGCAGGAGGGCCGTGACGACCTGCGTCTGCGCGTCGCCGTCCAGCCCGGAGGATGCTCCGGCCTGATCTACCAGCTGTACTTCGACGAGCGATTCCTCGAGGGCGACGAGACCGTCGACTTCGACGGCGTCGAGGTCATCATCGACAACATGAGCGTCCCGTATCTCGACGGCGCATCGATCGACTTCAAGGACACGATCTCCGAGCAGGGCTTCACGATCGACAACCCCAACGCCGCGGGCAGCTGCGCCTGTGGAGACAGCTTCCACTGA
- a CDS encoding dipeptidase, whose translation MTSPAQPGEQNLSSEREPAVLEAVSTGLPAALSDLGALVRIPGMAWPAFDQTQLERSSEAVAALATATGVFDDVRVLRAAIPGTDEHGQPAVLATRAARNGKPTILLYAHHDVQPPGDDALWETPPFEPTVRDGRLYGRGAADDKAGIMAHIASIRAVAEVVGDDLELGIAMFIEGEEEYGSRSFAQFLSDNKEALRADAIVVADSGNWDSVTPGLTVSLRGNARFTVRVRTLDHASHSGMFGGAVPDAMMATVKMLSTLWNEDGSVAVDGMTEREAPTPEYSEETLRDEAGLLPGTSPIGGGSILGRIWNKPSVTVIGIDATSVAAASNTLLPEVTVVVSARVAPGQTGEEAYAALEAHLRANAPYGAELTFSDVDLGNGFLVDTSGWAVALTRDAMRDGYGVPPVDLGVGGSIPFIADLVREFPDAQILVTGVEDPHSRAHSPNESLHLDTFRHAVATEALLLSRMNDIII comes from the coding sequence ATGACATCTCCTGCCCAGCCCGGCGAACAGAATCTGTCCAGCGAACGCGAACCGGCCGTCCTGGAGGCGGTGTCGACGGGGTTGCCGGCGGCGCTGAGCGACCTGGGTGCGCTCGTCCGCATCCCCGGCATGGCGTGGCCCGCGTTCGACCAGACGCAGCTCGAGCGCAGCTCCGAGGCCGTCGCCGCACTCGCCACGGCCACCGGGGTGTTCGACGATGTGCGCGTTCTCCGTGCCGCGATCCCGGGCACCGACGAGCACGGGCAACCGGCGGTGCTCGCGACACGCGCGGCGCGCAACGGCAAGCCGACCATTCTGCTCTACGCACACCACGATGTGCAGCCTCCGGGTGACGACGCTCTATGGGAGACGCCGCCGTTCGAGCCCACCGTGCGCGACGGACGTCTGTACGGTCGGGGCGCTGCCGACGACAAGGCGGGGATCATGGCCCATATCGCCTCGATCCGTGCCGTAGCCGAGGTCGTCGGTGACGACCTCGAACTGGGCATCGCGATGTTCATCGAGGGTGAGGAGGAGTACGGCTCCCGTTCCTTCGCGCAGTTCCTCTCGGACAACAAGGAGGCACTCCGTGCCGATGCCATCGTGGTCGCGGACTCGGGGAACTGGGATTCGGTGACACCTGGTCTCACGGTCTCGCTGCGCGGCAACGCACGATTCACCGTGCGCGTGCGCACGCTCGATCACGCGTCGCACTCGGGGATGTTCGGCGGCGCCGTCCCCGACGCGATGATGGCCACGGTCAAGATGCTCTCGACGCTCTGGAACGAAGACGGCTCCGTCGCGGTCGACGGGATGACCGAGCGAGAGGCGCCCACGCCCGAATACAGCGAGGAGACGCTTCGAGATGAAGCAGGCCTCCTGCCCGGCACGTCGCCGATCGGCGGCGGCAGCATCCTCGGCCGGATCTGGAACAAGCCGTCGGTGACCGTCATCGGCATCGACGCGACCAGTGTCGCTGCGGCGTCGAACACCCTCCTCCCGGAGGTGACGGTCGTCGTGAGCGCGCGGGTCGCGCCCGGCCAGACCGGTGAGGAGGCGTACGCCGCCCTCGAGGCGCACCTGCGCGCGAACGCGCCGTACGGCGCAGAGTTGACCTTCTCCGACGTCGATCTCGGCAACGGCTTCCTCGTCGACACCAGCGGCTGGGCCGTCGCGCTCACCCGCGATGCCATGCGGGACGGCTACGGAGTGCCGCCCGTCGACCTCGGTGTCGGCGGTTCGATCCCGTTCATCGCCGATCTCGTGCGCGAGTTCCCCGATGCGCAGATCCTCGTGACCGGCGTCGAGGACCCGCACTCGCGGGCACACAGCCCCAACGAATCACTGCACCTCGACACGTTCCGCCACGCGGTGGCGACGGAGGCGCTGCTGCTCTCGCGGATGAACGACATCATCATCTGA